The proteins below are encoded in one region of Benincasa hispida cultivar B227 unplaced genomic scaffold, ASM972705v1 Contig189, whole genome shotgun sequence:
- the LOC120069045 gene encoding protein EXORDIUM-like 5 → MAFLSSSFFLLLLSISAASFSSSMAAAAASPSFQTLDTNTHFFNPKLPPNSLSSSKKFEGSSDFVNLRYHMGPVLSSSPINIYLIWYGKWSVSQKLLVKDFLLSISPTDPRRAAPSPSVSQWWQTVSLYTDQTGANVSRSVVIAGEHSDLHHSHGTDLTRLSIQKVIATAVRSAPFPVDHRNGMFLVLTSQDVTMQDFCRAVCGFHYFTFPSMVGYTLPYAWVGHSGKQCPEQCAYPFAVPAYMAGGGPSALSPPNRDIALDGMISVIGHELAEVASNPLVNAWYAGEDPTAPTEIGDLCEGLYGTGGGGGYIGQVMRDGEGRTFNVNGRNGRKFLLQWLWSPVLKACAGPNALD, encoded by the coding sequence ATGGCGTTTCTTTCCTCCTCCTTCTTCCTCCTTCTCCTCTCCATCTCTGcagcttctttttcttcttccatggCCGCCGCCGCCGCCTCTCCTTCCTTCCAAACCCTCGACACCAACACCCATTTCTTCAACCCTAAACTTCCCCCCAATTCTCTCTCCTCTTCCAAGAAATTTGAGGGCTCCTCCGATTTCGTCAATCTCCGCTACCATATGGGCCCTGTTCTTTCTTCGTCTCCCATCAACATTTACTTAATTTGGTACGGAAAATGGTCCGTTTCCCAGAAATTGCTAGTCAAGGATTTTCTCCTCTCCATTTCGCCCACCGATCCCCGCCGCGCCGCTCCTTCCCCTTCTGTCTCTCAGTGGTGGCAGACCGTCTCGCTTTACACAGATCAAACCGGCGCCAATGTCTCCCGCTCCGTCGTCATCGCCGGCGAACACTCTGACCTCCACCACTCCCACGGCACCGACCTCACTCGCCTCTCCATCCAGAAGGTTATTGCCACCGCCGTCCGATCCGCGCCGTTTCCAGTCGACCACCGGAACGGGATGTTTCTGGTGCTTACTTCTCAAGATGTTACCATGCAGGACTTTTGTCGAGCAGTTTGTGGGTTCCATTACTTCACCTTCCCTTCAATGGTCGGCTACACGCTTCCCTACGCTTGGGTCGGCCATTCCGGCAAGCAATGCCCCGAGCAATGCGCCTATCCCTTCGCGGTCCCGGCGTACATGGCCGGCGGTGGGCCCAGCGCTCTCTCTCCGCCGAATAGAGACATCGCGTTGGATGGAATGATCAGTGTAATCGGCCATGAATTGGCTGAAGTTGCTTCAAATCCGTTGGTGAATGCTTGGTACGCTGGCGAGGATCCGACGGCGCCGACGGAGATCGGTGACCTCTGTGAGGGGCTGTATGGCACTGGGGGCGGCGGCGGGTATATAGGGCAGGTAATGAGGGATGGAGAAGGAAGGACGTTTAATGTGAATGGGAGAAATGGAAGGAAGTTCTTGTTGCAGTGGCTATGGAGTCCGGTTCTGAAAGCCTGTGCCGGTCCAAATGCTTTGGATTGA
- the LOC120069055 gene encoding amino acid transporter AVT3B-like → MGFDREASSSSNRLRSPVAREDTPLLGSATPLSSQPKTFANVFIAIVGAGVLGLPYAFKRTGWIMSLLMLFSVAFLTYYCMMLLVYTRRKIESVIGFSKINSFGDLGYTICGSPGRLIVDFLIILSQTGFCVGYLIFIGNTMADVFNSPTAMDLSPKILGLAPKVAYVWGCFPFQLGLNSIQTLTHLAPLSIFADIVDLGAMVVVMVKDVLIIFQQSPSVEAFGGFSVFFYGMGVAVYAFEGIGMVLPLESETKDKEKFGRVLGLSMAFITVLYGAFGTLGYFAFGKDTKDMITGNLGPGLISTVVKLGLCINLFFTLPLMMNPVYEIVERRFWGGRYCLWLRWLLVFLVSLVALLVPNFADFLSLVGSAVCCALAFVLPALFHFLIFKQELDLKGWCLDIGILVLGIVLGVSGTWSALVEIFSVKV, encoded by the coding sequence ATGGGGTTCGATCGAGAAGCCAGTTCTTCATCCAATCGCCTCCGATCTCCGGTCGCCAGAGAAGATACGCCCCTTCTCGGCAGTGCCACCCCTCTGTCCTCACAACCCAAAACCTTTGCCAATGTTTTCATTGCCATTGTTGGGGCTGGCGTTCTAGGCCTTCCTTACGCCTTCAAGCGCACTGGTTGGATTATGAGCCTTCTCATGCTCTTCTCCGTTGCTTTCTTGACCTATTACTGTATGATGCTCCTTGTCTACACTCGTCGGAAGATCGAATCGGTAATCGGATTCTCCAAGATCAATTCATTTGGGGATTTGGGTTATACCATTTGCGGTTCCCCTGGGAGGcttattgttgattttcttaTTATCTTGTCTCAAACTGGGTTTTGTGTTGGCTATTTGATTTTCATTGGTAATACCATGGCTGATGTTTTTAATTCTCCCACTGCTATGGATTTGAGTCCTAAGATTTTGGGTTTGGCTCCTAAGGTTGCATATGTTTGGGGGTGTTTCCCTTTTCAATTGGGTTTGAACTCCATTCAGACTCTGACTCATTTAGCTCCTTTGAGTATTTTTGCTGATATTGTTGACCTTGGAGCTATGGTGGTGGTGATGGTAAAAGATGTTTTGATTATCTTCCAGCAGAGCCCATCTGTGGAGGCTTTTGGGGGCTTTTCTGTGTTCTTTTATGGAATGGGTGTGGCTGTCTATGCCTTTGAAGGGATTGGGATGGTGTTGCCTTTAGAATCTGAGACAAAGGACAAAGAGAAATTTGGGAGGGTTTTGGGTTTGTCCATGGCTTTCATTACTGTCTTATATGGAGCATTTGGAACTCTTGGCTATTTTGCTTTTGGCAAAGATACTAAAGACATGATCACGGGTAACTTGGGCCCTGGATTGATTAGCACCGTTGTTAAACTGGGTCTCTGTATAAACTTGTTCTTCACCCTGCCATTGATGATGAATCCAGTTTATGAGATTGTTGAGAGGCGGTTCTGGGGAGGAAGATACTGCCTCTGGTTGAGATGGCTGCTGGTTTTCTTGGTCAGTTTGGTGGCACTTTTGGTCCCAAATTTTGCTGATTTCTTGTCTTTGGTTGGAAGTGCTGTGTGTTGTGCATTGGCATTTGTGTTGCCTGCTCTCTTCCATTTCCTGATTTTCAAGCAGGAATTGGATCtcaaaggatggtgtttggacATTGGCATTCTGGTATTAGGGATTGTTCTTGGAGTTTCTGGGACCTGGTCTGCTCTGGTGGAGATTTTCTCTGTTAAGGTATGA